In Clostridium sporogenes, one genomic interval encodes:
- a CDS encoding cysteine hydrolase, translating into MIYFCPIYGNWVEYSSDDNLNYSGYWPPRNIRAEVTDQTIIDKWNTVSPPPAPELKSVTVDPKNSALLILDMEASICKSPRCIASIPNIHNLLTKARKNDMLIVYSLTHVGNPRDIFKQLAPSPSDPIVKSNVDKFYETNLEKILQEKDIKTVVVTGYAANGAVLHTGTSAAFRGYNVIIPVDCMSANNLYAEQYTAWHMLNSPGTRNRAVLTKVDLISFYHDN; encoded by the coding sequence GTGATATATTTTTGTCCTATTTATGGTAACTGGGTTGAATACTCCAGCGATGATAATCTTAACTATAGTGGATACTGGCCTCCTAGGAACATAAGGGCTGAAGTAACTGATCAAACAATCATCGATAAATGGAATACAGTCTCTCCCCCTCCTGCACCTGAACTGAAATCAGTAACAGTTGATCCAAAAAACAGTGCATTATTAATATTAGATATGGAGGCCTCTATATGCAAAAGCCCTCGCTGTATAGCCTCTATTCCTAATATTCATAATTTATTGACGAAAGCCCGTAAAAATGACATGCTAATTGTATATAGCCTTACGCATGTGGGAAATCCCAGAGATATTTTCAAGCAGTTAGCCCCTTCGCCAAGTGATCCTATTGTAAAATCAAACGTAGATAAATTCTATGAAACCAATTTAGAAAAAATATTACAAGAAAAAGATATTAAAACTGTTGTAGTTACTGGCTATGCCGCTAATGGTGCAGTTCTTCATACAGGAACTAGTGCTGCTTTTCGAGGTTACAATGTTATTATTCCCGTTGACTGCATGTCTGCTAATAATCTTTATGCCGAACAATACACTGCATGGCATATGCTTAATAGTCCTGGAACTAGAAACCGGGCAGTCCTAACAAAGGTTGATTTAATTAGCTTTTACCATGATAATTAA
- a CDS encoding xanthine dehydrogenase family protein molybdopterin-binding subunit, with translation MYDLNIIGKNVPRKESIDKVAGAAKYTNDYEATGLLYARMVTSPYAHAKIKAIEYENSLKNSGVRAVITGEYFPQLVGSTIVDRPPIAIDKVRYNGEPVAVVVADSEIEAKKAAQMIKVEYEPLPVVNSPSEAIKKDSPLVHEKLSDYEIIDEVFPEPNTNIANRTKIRKGDIKKGWHESEVTVEASFSFPPSDHAAMETRSVTAKILPDGRVIIYSCSQAPFAIKKLISHFFNIDPGKVIVHVPLVGGAYGGKTAVQLEFIAYLCSRAVGGRQVKLTNTREEDFITSPVHIGLDAKIKLGCTKAGRLTVGEITYLFDGGSYSDRAVIISRAAGVDCTGPYNIENVWCDSLCMYTNHPYAAAFRGFGHPELTFAIERSMDILADKLGMDPLELRLRNAILPGDTSATQILLNKSNLGNLPQCIQKLIELIHWGEVDEAETEDGKVRAKGVSCFWKNSNTSLNAGGGAVLTFNLDGSINLICAAVEIGQGIKTALAQILAEKMKMDVDQIHVTMEVNTKTNPEHWKTAASRTTLLVGRAVLRAAEDVINQLCNIAAVVLGRSPVELEVGRGRVFLKDNPRIGIEISKIAFGYILPNGNSIGAQVIGRGSYAFNNLTTLDPKTGKGNPGPEWTVGAAAVEVELDKKEYTYKIIKAACVIDAGKVINAGAARGQISGGMNLGLSFATREAFLFTNKGIIQNKQLRTYNIMRLGENPEYLVDFVETPNLDGPYGARGIGEYGVIGMPAALGNSLSCAVEVPLNQLPLIPEFIWKVKEGGH, from the coding sequence ATGTATGATTTAAATATTATAGGTAAAAATGTACCAAGAAAAGAGTCCATAGACAAAGTAGCAGGTGCAGCAAAGTATACAAATGATTATGAAGCCACTGGACTTTTATATGCCAGAATGGTGACAAGTCCCTATGCTCATGCAAAAATAAAGGCTATCGAATATGAAAATTCACTAAAGAATTCCGGAGTTAGGGCCGTGATAACAGGAGAATACTTTCCCCAGCTTGTTGGATCCACTATTGTTGATAGACCTCCCATTGCTATAGATAAAGTAAGATACAATGGTGAACCGGTGGCAGTGGTAGTAGCTGATAGCGAGATTGAAGCTAAAAAAGCTGCTCAGATGATAAAGGTAGAATACGAACCTCTACCTGTAGTGAACTCTCCAAGTGAAGCGATAAAAAAAGATTCACCGCTGGTTCATGAAAAACTTAGTGATTATGAGATTATTGATGAAGTTTTTCCAGAACCTAACACAAATATCGCTAACAGAACTAAGATTAGAAAAGGTGATATAAAGAAAGGGTGGCACGAAAGTGAGGTAACTGTGGAGGCAAGTTTTTCATTTCCACCTTCTGATCATGCTGCTATGGAGACAAGATCCGTAACAGCAAAGATATTACCAGATGGAAGGGTTATTATATACTCTTGTTCTCAGGCTCCATTTGCTATAAAAAAGCTTATAAGTCATTTCTTTAATATCGATCCTGGCAAGGTTATTGTGCATGTACCTCTTGTAGGTGGAGCCTATGGAGGAAAAACAGCCGTGCAGCTAGAATTTATTGCTTATTTATGCTCAAGAGCTGTTGGGGGAAGACAGGTTAAACTCACCAATACAAGAGAAGAAGATTTTATTACATCTCCGGTTCATATAGGTCTTGATGCGAAAATCAAACTTGGATGTACAAAAGCTGGAAGGCTTACTGTTGGGGAAATAACCTATTTATTTGATGGTGGGTCATATTCTGATAGAGCTGTAATTATAAGCAGAGCAGCGGGAGTAGATTGTACAGGACCTTACAATATTGAAAATGTATGGTGTGATTCACTATGCATGTATACTAATCATCCTTATGCTGCAGCTTTTAGAGGATTCGGTCATCCTGAACTTACCTTTGCAATAGAAAGATCAATGGACATTTTAGCGGATAAGCTAGGAATGGATCCCTTAGAATTAAGGTTAAGAAATGCAATTTTACCAGGGGATACTAGTGCTACTCAGATCTTGCTTAATAAAAGCAATTTAGGCAATTTACCACAGTGTATACAAAAGCTAATTGAATTAATACATTGGGGAGAAGTAGATGAAGCTGAAACTGAGGACGGTAAAGTTAGGGCTAAAGGTGTAAGCTGCTTCTGGAAAAATTCAAATACATCTTTAAATGCAGGGGGAGGAGCGGTTCTTACATTTAATTTAGATGGAAGTATTAATCTTATTTGTGCTGCAGTTGAAATAGGTCAGGGAATCAAAACAGCTTTAGCACAAATATTAGCAGAAAAAATGAAAATGGATGTAGATCAAATTCATGTAACAATGGAAGTTAATACTAAGACCAATCCTGAACACTGGAAAACAGCTGCGAGTAGAACTACTTTGCTAGTTGGAAGAGCAGTTTTAAGGGCAGCAGAGGATGTCATTAATCAACTATGCAATATTGCCGCTGTTGTTCTGGGACGTTCACCAGTTGAACTGGAGGTTGGTAGAGGAAGAGTATTTTTAAAAGATAACCCTCGAATAGGAATAGAAATTAGTAAAATTGCATTCGGGTATATCTTGCCTAATGGGAATTCAATTGGTGCACAGGTTATTGGAAGAGGGAGTTATGCTTTTAATAATCTAACAACATTAGATCCTAAAACCGGCAAAGGCAATCCAGGACCTGAATGGACTGTTGGAGCAGCAGCTGTAGAGGTAGAGCTTGATAAAAAAGAATATACCTACAAAATTATAAAGGCTGCTTGTGTTATAGATGCAGGTAAAGTTATTAATGCTGGAGCGGCAAGAGGTCAAATATCCGGTGGCATGAACTTGGGTTTAAGCTTTGCCACTCGTGAAGCATTTTTGTTTACAAATAAGGGCATTATTCAAAATAAGCAGTTAAGAACATATAATATTATGAGATTAGGAGAAAATCCAGAATATCTTGTAGATTTTGTAGAAACTCCAAATTTGGATGGTCCATATGGTGCAAGAGGAATTGGAGAATATGGCGTAATTGGAATGCCTGCAGCACTTGGAAATAGCTTATCCTGTGCAGTAGAAGTACCTCTTAATCAATTGCCGTTGATCCCTGAATTTATATGGAAAGTAAAAGAGGGAGGACATTAA
- a CDS encoding ABC transporter permease subunit, translated as MDIFISELKRQMGGKRFIYYLLTSIILGILWAWFVIGGRTEGFMMTDCYKGLKGMKAIETAAKDRNVYSGKMTLDNFQKSGEVFLKSKNKEGKIIMNDDLLKLAVYADTLVTQNYKLKKISGGDTSQVEKFPLDFGSHFYENENLYYENLIATKTKNQAEKDLAHNMWNKVEKPYTYYGGYEIWEDSMCHIQLFTFVLLIIICFFSSGIIAQDKECGLDEIISSTKGGRGKLLFAKLFIPIIMGTFMYVFGMGTYMGILNHYLPANALKTSAQLSTTILPYNLGDVMKKMIAVGFIGTLTFCSFTIFISSKVKKKSTAMSISVLVIVSGFLLYVGMGLNNLNNPILEAIRIVLPGSAVFSFCEYGVPITSIFGKAFLYFEFCSVISLLVLFISLIIGSWNYVRR; from the coding sequence ATGGATATATTTATTTCTGAATTGAAACGTCAAATGGGAGGGAAGAGATTTATATATTACCTTTTAACTTCTATTATTCTTGGGATACTATGGGCATGGTTTGTTATAGGAGGAAGAACAGAAGGATTTATGATGACAGATTGCTATAAAGGTCTTAAAGGAATGAAAGCTATAGAAACTGCAGCTAAGGATAGAAATGTATATTCTGGGAAAATGACTTTAGATAATTTCCAAAAAAGCGGTGAGGTTTTTTTGAAGTCTAAAAATAAAGAAGGCAAGATCATTATGAATGATGATTTGTTAAAGTTGGCAGTTTATGCAGATACACTAGTTACGCAAAATTATAAACTTAAAAAAATATCAGGAGGCGACACTTCCCAAGTGGAAAAGTTTCCTTTAGACTTTGGGTCTCATTTTTATGAAAATGAAAACTTATATTATGAAAATCTCATTGCTACAAAAACAAAAAACCAAGCAGAAAAAGATTTAGCTCACAACATGTGGAACAAAGTAGAAAAACCATATACTTATTATGGTGGTTATGAAATATGGGAAGATAGTATGTGCCACATTCAATTATTTACTTTTGTACTTTTAATAATTATATGTTTCTTTTCAAGTGGAATTATTGCACAGGATAAAGAATGTGGGTTAGATGAAATTATATCTTCAACAAAAGGTGGAAGAGGGAAGTTATTATTTGCTAAACTTTTTATACCAATTATTATGGGAACCTTTATGTATGTATTTGGAATGGGAACGTATATGGGGATATTGAATCATTATCTTCCAGCAAATGCTCTTAAAACATCAGCGCAACTATCTACAACTATTCTACCTTATAATTTAGGTGATGTAATGAAAAAGATGATTGCGGTAGGATTTATTGGGACACTTACATTTTGTTCATTTACGATTTTTATTTCATCTAAAGTTAAGAAAAAATCAACAGCAATGAGTATTAGTGTATTAGTTATTGTAAGTGGATTTTTATTATATGTTGGCATGGGCTTAAATAATTTAAATAATCCAATATTGGAAGCAATAAGAATAGTTTTACCAGGTAGCGCGGTATTTTCATTCTGTGAATATGGGGTACCTATAACTTCTATATTCGGCAAAGCATTTTTGTATTTCGAATTTTGCTCAGTTATCAGTTTATTAGTGCTTTTTATCAGTTTGATAATTGGTTCATGGAATTACGTTAGGAGGTAA
- a CDS encoding FAD binding domain-containing protein, whose amino-acid sequence MIAFNFEYYKPDSLDEAVKLYKELSKSGKEPLYYSGGTEIITMARRNDLVTKAVIDIKGIPECNVFEIKGNQLIIGAAVTLNHIAENKLIPFLSETADFPADHTSRNKITIGGNICGKIIYKEAVLGHLIGDSSVSIYGKKGKRILPIIQAFNQKLQLKKGEFLFQLSTEISYSNLPYISVKKTKQGKMEYPLISMAALKKNNNIQMAFSGVCSFPFRSMEMEKYINNRTLTKEQRIEQAISHLPAPIFGNIQGSSEYKKFVLKNLLEYTLETLDGEGR is encoded by the coding sequence ATGATTGCATTTAATTTTGAATACTATAAACCTGATTCATTGGATGAAGCGGTAAAGCTGTATAAAGAGCTTAGTAAGAGTGGAAAAGAACCTTTATATTATTCTGGCGGTACAGAAATAATTACTATGGCAAGAAGAAATGATTTGGTTACAAAGGCAGTAATAGATATTAAAGGAATTCCTGAGTGTAATGTATTTGAAATAAAAGGCAATCAGCTAATAATAGGAGCTGCAGTTACACTCAATCATATTGCTGAGAATAAATTAATTCCATTTCTAAGTGAGACAGCAGACTTTCCTGCGGATCATACATCACGTAATAAGATAACAATTGGCGGAAATATTTGCGGTAAAATTATATATAAGGAAGCAGTTTTAGGCCATTTAATTGGAGATAGCAGTGTAAGTATATATGGGAAAAAAGGTAAAAGGATTCTTCCAATAATTCAGGCTTTTAATCAAAAACTTCAACTGAAAAAAGGAGAGTTTCTTTTTCAATTGTCAACAGAAATTAGTTATTCTAATTTACCTTATATAAGTGTGAAGAAAACTAAACAAGGAAAGATGGAGTATCCTTTAATTAGCATGGCTGCACTTAAAAAAAATAATAATATTCAAATGGCATTTAGTGGGGTATGCTCATTTCCATTCAGGTCTATGGAAATGGAAAAGTATATAAATAATAGAACTCTTACTAAGGAACAGAGAATAGAACAGGCAATAAGCCATTTGCCTGCTCCTATATTTGGTAATATCCAAGGCTCTTCTGAATATAAAAAGTTTGTATTAAAAAATTTACTTGAGTATACTTTAGAAACACTGGATGGTGAGGGGAGATGA
- a CDS encoding (2Fe-2S)-binding protein: MISYIEETKIELDINGEKRGVIVRPADTLLRVLREKLGLTGAKPGCENGDCGACTVLLDGIPIKSCIILAVEAVGHKLITIEGLKKEPIQKAFIEKMGFQCGYCTPGFIMNCYGLIKNNPYADDETIEKWLQSNICRCTGYEEIREAVKSVLFSNKK, from the coding sequence ATGATATCATATATAGAAGAGACAAAAATAGAACTAGACATAAATGGCGAAAAGAGGGGCGTGATTGTAAGGCCGGCAGACACACTTCTTAGAGTACTTAGAGAAAAATTGGGATTAACCGGAGCAAAACCTGGCTGTGAAAATGGAGATTGTGGTGCGTGTACTGTACTTTTAGATGGAATACCAATAAAATCATGTATTATATTGGCAGTTGAGGCTGTTGGACATAAATTGATCACCATTGAGGGGTTGAAGAAAGAACCTATTCAAAAAGCTTTTATTGAAAAAATGGGATTTCAATGTGGATATTGTACTCCTGGTTTCATAATGAACTGCTATGGACTTATAAAAAACAACCCTTATGCAGATGATGAAACTATTGAGAAATGGCTACAATCTAACATCTGTAGATGTACTGGATATGAAGAGATTAGAGAGGCTGTAAAATCAGTATTATTTTCAAACAAAAAATAA